One region of Microbacterium sufflavum genomic DNA includes:
- a CDS encoding carbohydrate ABC transporter permease, with translation MTDTVGTETPASTRAVTTGGGLDGAAGRARKKLSRPWASAASIVIAVLWTIPTLGLFISSFRPRDEIQSTGWWTFFTNPQVTLENYVDVLQSGTTQLTILESFINSIAITIPATVVPLMIAAMAAYAFAWIDFKGRNALFIFVFALQIVPIQMALVPLLSSFSRGLNLFGLQVTLPLGASDGYAQVWIAHSMFALPLAIYLLHNFMSEIPGEIIEAARVDGASRGQIFFRVVLPLTMPAIASVAIFQFLWVWNDLLVALVFADGAAAPITKLLAEITGTRGNDWYLLTAGAFVSIIIPLIVFFALQRYFVRGLLAGSTKG, from the coding sequence ATGACCGACACCGTAGGCACCGAGACCCCGGCCAGCACGCGCGCCGTCACGACCGGGGGTGGCCTCGACGGCGCCGCCGGACGCGCCAGGAAGAAGCTGTCCCGTCCGTGGGCGTCCGCCGCGTCGATCGTCATCGCGGTCCTGTGGACCATCCCGACGCTCGGGCTGTTCATCTCGTCGTTCCGTCCGCGCGACGAGATCCAGTCGACCGGATGGTGGACGTTCTTCACGAACCCGCAGGTCACGCTGGAGAACTACGTCGATGTGCTGCAGTCCGGCACGACGCAGCTGACCATCCTCGAGTCGTTCATCAACTCGATCGCCATCACGATCCCGGCGACCGTGGTGCCGCTGATGATCGCGGCCATGGCGGCGTATGCGTTCGCGTGGATCGACTTCAAGGGCCGCAACGCCCTGTTCATCTTCGTGTTCGCGCTCCAGATCGTGCCGATCCAGATGGCGCTGGTGCCGCTGCTCAGCTCGTTCTCGCGCGGCCTCAACCTGTTCGGTCTGCAGGTGACCCTGCCGCTCGGAGCATCGGACGGCTACGCGCAGGTGTGGATCGCGCACTCGATGTTCGCGCTGCCGCTGGCGATCTACCTGCTGCACAACTTCATGTCGGAGATCCCCGGAGAGATCATCGAGGCGGCCCGCGTGGACGGCGCCTCGCGCGGACAGATCTTCTTCCGCGTCGTGCTGCCGCTGACGATGCCGGCGATCGCCTCGGTCGCGATCTTCCAGTTCCTGTGGGTGTGGAACGACCTGCTCGTGGCGCTGGTGTTCGCCGACGGAGCGGCCGCGCCGATCACGAAGCTGCTGGCCGAGATCACCGGAACGCGCGGCAACGACTGGTACCTGCTCACGGCGGGTGCGTTCGTGTCGATCATCATCCCGCTGATCGTGTTCTTCGCGCTGCAGCGCTACTTCGTGCGCGGCCTGCTCGCCGGGTCTACCAAGGGGTAG
- a CDS encoding carbohydrate ABC transporter permease, with protein sequence MNATVFFQWIGSLPPILQAVAVVIAFAVVVAIILLLVDIAPRRGTQYTIIRLAMCLLIPLAVMWFFNSYYWAMGVAVLVGAVFFFLDYRSRDGAGYLIQLVAFMAPAMLLLLVGLILPSIQTMYTSFWNSSGNTFVGFANYVWIFTQSDGITSVVNTIIWVLLVPTVSTIVGLAYAVFIDRTRGEKIYKVLVFMPMAISFVGASIIWRFMYEYRGPEFEQIGLLNQILVWFGGTPQQWLLNQPWNNLFLIVVLIWVQTGFAMVVLSASIKGVPAELLEAAELDGANAWQRFISVTVPAIRPALIVVLTTISIASLKVFDIVRTMTAGNYGTSVLANEMYTQFSKFEAGRSAALSVILFILVLPIVIYNARQIKKQREIR encoded by the coding sequence GTGAACGCGACAGTCTTTTTCCAATGGATCGGCTCGCTCCCGCCGATCCTGCAGGCCGTCGCCGTGGTCATCGCGTTCGCGGTGGTCGTGGCGATCATCCTGCTGCTCGTGGACATCGCTCCACGCCGGGGCACGCAGTACACCATCATCCGGCTGGCGATGTGCCTGCTCATCCCGCTCGCCGTGATGTGGTTCTTCAACTCCTACTACTGGGCGATGGGGGTCGCGGTCCTCGTCGGCGCCGTCTTCTTCTTCCTGGACTACCGGTCCCGCGATGGAGCGGGCTACCTGATCCAGCTCGTCGCCTTCATGGCTCCGGCGATGCTGCTCCTGCTCGTCGGCCTCATCCTCCCGTCGATCCAGACCATGTACACGTCGTTCTGGAACTCCTCGGGCAACACGTTCGTCGGGTTCGCCAACTACGTGTGGATCTTCACGCAGTCGGACGGCATCACCTCGGTCGTCAACACCATCATCTGGGTGCTGCTGGTGCCGACGGTGTCGACGATCGTCGGTCTCGCGTACGCGGTCTTCATCGACAGGACCCGCGGCGAGAAGATCTACAAGGTGCTGGTGTTCATGCCCATGGCGATCTCGTTCGTCGGCGCGAGCATCATCTGGCGGTTCATGTACGAGTACCGCGGACCGGAGTTCGAGCAGATCGGTCTGCTGAACCAGATCCTGGTGTGGTTCGGCGGGACGCCGCAGCAGTGGCTGCTGAACCAGCCGTGGAACAACCTGTTCCTCATCGTGGTGCTCATCTGGGTCCAGACCGGTTTCGCGATGGTCGTGCTGTCGGCCTCCATCAAGGGCGTCCCGGCCGAGCTGCTCGAGGCCGCCGAGCTCGACGGCGCGAACGCGTGGCAGCGGTTCATCTCGGTGACCGTACCGGCGATCCGCCCGGCACTCATCGTCGTGCTCACCACGATCTCGATCGCCTCGCTGAAGGTGTTCGACATCGTCCGCACCATGACCGCCGGCAACTACGGCACGTCGGTGCTCGCGAACGAGATGTACACGCAGTTCTCGAAGTTCGAGGCGGGGCGCAGCGCCGCGCTCTCCGTCATCCTGTTCATCCTGGTGCTGCCGATCGTCATCTACAACGCGCGCCAGATCAAGAAGCAGCGGGAGATCCGATGA
- a CDS encoding ABC transporter substrate-binding protein has translation MALSQRSRLVVPLALMGVAGIALAGCGAPGGAPSTGGGGGDDATVTIYGTIVDSEAELLQESWKDWADENGITIKYEGSQDFETQLGTRAQGGNPPDIAIFPQPGLFADFADRGFLKPAPEEVEKNANEYWTEDWVNYGTVGDTFYGAPLMANVKGWIWYSPAKFAEWGVEVPTTLDEMTALTEKIQAATGTPAWCAGFESGTATGWPGTDWIEDYVLRQSGPDVYDQWVTNDVKFTDPQIKQAFDSVGQILLNPANVNAGFGDVRSINSTAFGDVAPKLAAGECALTHQASFLSGFFPEGTNIAEDGDVWAFMLPGESEGDTAVTGAGEIVGAFSESEATQKVLAYLSSPEWANSRVSLGGVTSANNGLDPANAKDPILQETIKILQDPETTFRFDASDLMPGAVGAGTFWKGMVAWVNGTSTDEVLTQIETGWPSS, from the coding sequence ATGGCTCTGTCACAGCGTTCCCGGCTGGTCGTGCCGCTGGCCCTGATGGGCGTCGCGGGCATCGCCCTCGCCGGCTGCGGGGCTCCGGGAGGTGCGCCGAGCACCGGAGGCGGCGGAGGCGACGACGCCACCGTCACGATCTACGGCACGATCGTCGACTCGGAGGCGGAACTCCTCCAGGAGTCCTGGAAGGACTGGGCCGACGAGAACGGCATCACCATCAAGTACGAGGGCAGCCAGGACTTCGAGACGCAGCTGGGCACGCGCGCCCAGGGCGGCAACCCGCCGGACATCGCGATCTTCCCGCAGCCGGGTCTGTTCGCCGACTTCGCCGACCGCGGGTTCCTGAAGCCCGCCCCGGAGGAGGTCGAGAAGAACGCCAACGAGTACTGGACCGAAGACTGGGTGAACTACGGCACGGTCGGAGACACCTTCTACGGTGCCCCGCTCATGGCGAACGTCAAGGGCTGGATCTGGTACTCGCCCGCCAAGTTCGCGGAGTGGGGCGTCGAGGTCCCCACGACCCTCGACGAGATGACGGCGCTGACCGAGAAGATCCAGGCCGCCACGGGCACGCCCGCCTGGTGCGCCGGCTTCGAGTCCGGCACCGCGACCGGCTGGCCGGGCACCGACTGGATCGAGGACTACGTGCTGCGCCAGTCCGGACCCGACGTCTACGACCAGTGGGTCACCAACGACGTGAAGTTCACCGACCCGCAGATCAAGCAGGCGTTCGACTCGGTCGGACAGATCCTGCTCAACCCGGCCAACGTCAACGCGGGCTTCGGCGACGTGCGCTCGATCAACTCGACCGCGTTCGGCGACGTGGCACCCAAGCTCGCCGCCGGCGAGTGCGCGCTCACGCACCAGGCCTCGTTCCTGTCGGGCTTCTTCCCCGAGGGCACGAACATCGCCGAGGACGGCGACGTGTGGGCGTTCATGCTCCCCGGCGAGTCCGAGGGCGACACGGCAGTCACGGGCGCCGGTGAGATCGTCGGCGCGTTCAGCGAGTCCGAGGCCACGCAGAAGGTGCTCGCGTACCTGTCCAGCCCCGAGTGGGCCAACAGCCGCGTGAGCCTCGGCGGCGTCACCTCGGCCAACAACGGGCTCGACCCGGCGAACGCCAAGGACCCGATCCTCCAGGAGACCATCAAGATCCTGCAGGACCCGGAGACCACGTTCCGCTTCGACGCCTCCGACCTGATGCCCGGTGCCGTCGGTGCCGGAACCTTCTGGAAGGGCATGGTCGCGTGGGTCAACGGCACCTCGACGGACGAGGTGCTCACGCAGATCGAGACCGGCTGGCCCTCCAGCTGA
- a CDS encoding LacI family DNA-binding transcriptional regulator translates to MSTIADVASRAGVSKATASRALSGRGYVSDETRQRVMDAADDLAYVAHSSATSLATGRTQTVGLVMPPIDRWFFAELLAGVQESLLSVDYDLSLYGVPEGTQTRERLFETVLPGRRFDGIIAVGIQPSARELERLHRTGRPLVSVGPYSEGSSAVSIDDTAAARIATEHLIELGHEDIAFVGGATDAAALSYGDAQRLEGYHGALRAAGLLAHARVVGAAPTMPGGYAATAGLLGDRRNRPTAIVGVCDEAAIGAIIAARRLGIAVPTELSVVGIDDHAHADMFALTTIGQSPRDQGHEAVRLLIRRMAEPEAPIDRVTAPSSLVVRSSTAPPR, encoded by the coding sequence ATGAGCACGATCGCGGACGTCGCGTCGCGTGCCGGAGTGTCCAAGGCCACCGCGAGCCGGGCGCTGAGCGGACGCGGCTACGTGTCCGACGAGACACGGCAGCGGGTCATGGACGCCGCAGACGACCTCGCCTATGTCGCCCACTCGTCCGCCACGAGCCTCGCGACCGGACGCACGCAGACCGTCGGCCTCGTGATGCCGCCCATCGACCGCTGGTTCTTCGCCGAGCTGCTCGCCGGGGTGCAGGAGTCGCTCCTCTCCGTGGACTACGACCTGTCGCTGTACGGCGTTCCCGAGGGGACGCAGACCAGGGAACGGCTGTTCGAGACCGTGCTGCCCGGCCGGAGGTTCGACGGCATCATCGCGGTGGGCATCCAGCCGAGCGCGCGCGAGCTCGAGCGCCTGCACCGCACGGGTCGCCCGCTGGTCAGCGTCGGGCCGTACAGCGAGGGATCGAGCGCGGTCTCGATCGACGACACCGCCGCCGCCCGCATCGCCACCGAGCACCTGATCGAGCTCGGCCACGAGGACATCGCGTTCGTGGGGGGCGCGACCGACGCCGCCGCACTGAGCTACGGCGATGCGCAGCGGCTCGAGGGGTACCACGGCGCGCTCCGCGCGGCGGGCCTGCTCGCCCACGCCCGCGTCGTCGGCGCGGCACCGACCATGCCCGGGGGCTATGCCGCGACCGCCGGGCTCCTCGGAGACCGGCGGAACCGGCCCACCGCGATCGTCGGAGTCTGCGACGAGGCGGCGATCGGGGCGATCATCGCCGCTCGACGCCTGGGCATCGCCGTGCCCACCGAGCTCAGCGTGGTCGGCATCGACGACCACGCCCATGCGGACATGTTCGCCCTCACCACGATCGGGCAGTCTCCCCGCGACCAGGGTCACGAGGCCGTGCGGCTGCTGATCCGACGGATGGCGGAGCCGGAGGCCCCCATCGACCGGGTGACCGCCCCCTCGTCGCTCGTCGTGCGCAGCTCCACCGCACCACCCCGCTGA
- the rplL gene encoding 50S ribosomal protein L7/L12 translates to MAKLTTEELLEQFAGLTLIELNDFVKAFEEKFEVTAAAPVAVAGAAGGAGEAAAEEEKDSFDVILEAAGDKKIQVIKAVRELTSLGLGEAKAVVDGAPKAVLEGANKETAEKAKAALEEAGATVTLK, encoded by the coding sequence ATGGCGAAGCTCACCACCGAGGAGCTGCTCGAGCAGTTTGCCGGCCTCACCCTCATCGAGCTGAACGACTTCGTGAAGGCGTTCGAGGAGAAGTTCGAGGTCACCGCTGCTGCCCCCGTCGCCGTTGCCGGTGCCGCCGGTGGCGCAGGCGAGGCCGCTGCCGAGGAGGAGAAGGACTCGTTCGACGTCATCCTCGAGGCTGCCGGCGACAAGAAGATCCAGGTCATCAAGGCTGTCCGCGAGCTCACCTCGCTCGGCCTCGGCGAGGCCAAGGCCGTCGTCGACGGTGCTCCGAAGGCCGTCCTCGAGGGCGCCAACAAGGAGACCGCCGAGAAGGCCAAGGCTGCTCTGGAAGAGGCCGGCGCGACCGTCACCCTCAAGTAA
- the rplJ gene encoding 50S ribosomal protein L10: MAQKDASVAELTKSFENSNAVLLTEYRGLTVAQLKQLRNSIRQDAEYAVVKNTLTKIAANKAGISSLDDDLKGPSAVAFVHGDFVATAKALRDFAKANPLLVIKSGIFEGKALSADEVNTYASLESREVLLAKAAGMMKATMGKAAATIDALREKLETAEAA; encoded by the coding sequence ATGGCGCAGAAGGATGCATCGGTCGCCGAGCTCACGAAGTCATTCGAGAACTCGAACGCCGTCCTGCTGACCGAGTACCGCGGTCTGACGGTTGCCCAGCTCAAGCAGCTGCGCAACAGCATCCGTCAGGACGCCGAGTACGCCGTGGTGAAGAACACGCTGACCAAGATCGCCGCCAACAAGGCCGGCATCTCCTCGCTGGACGACGACCTCAAGGGTCCGTCGGCCGTCGCGTTCGTGCACGGTGACTTCGTCGCCACTGCCAAGGCTCTGCGTGACTTCGCCAAGGCCAACCCGCTTCTGGTGATCAAGTCCGGCATCTTCGAGGGCAAGGCCCTCTCTGCCGACGAGGTCAACACGTACGCCTCGCTCGAGAGCCGTGAGGTTCTGCTGGCGAAGGCCGCGGGAATGATGAAGGCGACGATGGGCAAGGCTGCCGCCACCATCGACGCGCTTCGCGAAAAGCTGGAGACCGCAGAGGCCGCGTAA
- a CDS encoding YqaJ viral recombinase family protein has product MTPELHARIVADSRDRVAWMRARSRGITATDVAGLTSERSIARAADSKLGGGPRFGGNAYTDHGRRREPEIAAWVAATHGILPSSALFRAEVEHRHLATPDGIAVDADGRIRLAEIKTTNKAFRGIPRTYLRQVWWQQHVLGAERTLFVWEEHVDFAPVHDEPRCVWIDRDDREIAKLVDLATALIDELYRRTTGRDVPARTQDDSASRREQLRERDLFRALALAD; this is encoded by the coding sequence GTGACCCCCGAACTCCACGCCCGTATCGTCGCGGACTCTCGCGACCGGGTGGCGTGGATGCGGGCGCGGTCCCGCGGCATCACCGCGACCGACGTCGCCGGACTCACGAGCGAGCGCTCCATCGCCCGTGCCGCCGACTCCAAGCTGGGCGGCGGGCCCCGCTTCGGCGGCAACGCGTACACCGACCACGGCCGACGGCGCGAGCCGGAGATCGCGGCCTGGGTCGCAGCCACGCACGGGATCCTCCCCTCCTCCGCGCTGTTCCGCGCCGAGGTGGAGCACCGCCACCTCGCCACGCCCGACGGGATCGCGGTCGACGCCGACGGGCGCATCCGCCTCGCCGAGATCAAGACCACGAACAAGGCGTTCCGCGGCATCCCGCGCACCTACCTGCGACAGGTCTGGTGGCAGCAGCACGTGCTCGGTGCCGAGCGCACGCTGTTCGTGTGGGAGGAGCACGTCGACTTCGCTCCGGTGCACGACGAGCCTCGCTGCGTGTGGATCGACCGCGACGACCGCGAGATCGCCAAGCTGGTCGACCTGGCCACCGCGCTGATCGACGAGCTGTACCGGCGCACCACGGGCCGCGACGTTCCCGCCCGCACGCAGGACGATTCCGCGAGCCGCCGCGAGCAGCTGCGCGAGCGCGACCTCTTCCGCGCCCTCGCCCTCGCCGACTGA
- a CDS encoding signal peptidase I: MTALTRREARAQQSGEAGARAQHPTRRPGFARALGDALLWLAAAAGVVCIVLVLLAATAQITLILFRTGSMSPTIPAGSVAVVQRVPAAAVEVGDVVTVDRPGDLPVTHRVTAVQPGAGAGERVLTLRGDANAVDDPFPYTVTSVRTVLLAVPGLATVIVALGHPVVLGGMTVAATALVVWAFWPRSPRRARTEGGPP; this comes from the coding sequence GTGACGGCACTCACCCGCCGCGAGGCGCGCGCGCAGCAGAGCGGGGAAGCGGGGGCGCGGGCGCAGCACCCCACCCGGCGCCCCGGGTTCGCGCGCGCGTTGGGCGATGCGCTGCTGTGGCTCGCCGCCGCCGCGGGCGTCGTGTGCATCGTGCTGGTGCTGCTGGCGGCCACGGCGCAGATCACGCTCATCCTGTTCCGCACGGGCTCGATGTCGCCGACCATCCCGGCCGGATCGGTCGCCGTGGTGCAGCGGGTCCCTGCCGCGGCGGTGGAGGTGGGCGACGTCGTGACGGTCGACCGCCCCGGCGACCTGCCCGTGACCCACCGCGTGACCGCGGTGCAACCGGGCGCCGGGGCGGGGGAGCGCGTGCTGACGCTGCGGGGCGATGCGAACGCGGTCGACGACCCGTTTCCGTACACCGTGACCTCCGTGCGCACCGTGCTGCTCGCGGTGCCGGGCCTGGCGACCGTGATCGTCGCACTCGGGCATCCCGTCGTGCTCGGCGGCATGACCGTGGCCGCGACCGCGCTGGTGGTGTGGGCCTTCTGGCCGCGGTCGCCGCGACGCGCTCGCACCGAGGGTGGTCCGCCGTGA
- a CDS encoding SipW-dependent-type signal peptide-containing protein translates to MGTRRQRRERIRLRSRRLRALLAGGLVLGIGATATLAAWNDSEFGSATFTAGRFDLVGATDGVTFSSHATTGAAAALNFQLPPTAMAPGTTTYALFSVKTASPSVAGVLQLTAGTPGGTGLASSLTYGVRAIAGTTCSAATYPGGTAVVADGSALTAGGASTQAVSANGASVVNYCFAVTLPTTAPNTAQGLTMTQTWQIQGTSS, encoded by the coding sequence ATGGGTACCCGCAGGCAGCGGCGGGAGAGGATCCGGCTCCGCTCCCGCCGCCTCCGAGCCCTCCTGGCGGGCGGCCTGGTGCTCGGCATCGGGGCGACCGCGACACTCGCCGCCTGGAACGACTCGGAGTTCGGCTCGGCCACGTTCACGGCCGGCCGGTTCGACCTCGTCGGGGCGACCGACGGCGTCACGTTCTCCAGCCACGCGACCACGGGGGCGGCGGCAGCCCTGAACTTCCAGCTCCCGCCCACGGCCATGGCGCCCGGCACCACGACGTATGCGCTGTTCAGCGTCAAGACCGCGTCGCCCTCGGTCGCCGGCGTGCTCCAGCTCACGGCCGGGACGCCGGGCGGCACGGGTCTCGCGTCGTCGCTCACCTACGGGGTGCGTGCGATCGCCGGGACCACGTGCTCGGCGGCGACCTACCCCGGCGGCACCGCCGTGGTCGCGGACGGCTCCGCGCTCACGGCCGGCGGCGCCTCGACGCAGGCGGTGTCCGCGAACGGCGCGTCGGTCGTGAACTACTGCTTCGCGGTGACGCTGCCGACGACGGCGCCGAACACCGCGCAGGGCCTGACGATGACCCAGACATGGCAGATCCAGGGCACGTCGTCGTAG